A window of Desulfatibacillum aliphaticivorans DSM 15576 contains these coding sequences:
- a CDS encoding zinc ribbon domain-containing protein: protein MQIDCPRCQAPIDVNDLEENAYCKNCGAALAIEMGGAGFALVSSGKEEEDVPIIPEEEQEPDPIHDRVLSDHTKWRVGAVFTALFGLTVLGCAVYSAIREYSEKGMWGLTRGNEAVFLWVIIAISAFMLVGAGIVYLISRSETKKYLKTLEAKKMGAKS from the coding sequence GTGCAAATAGATTGTCCAAGATGCCAGGCCCCCATTGACGTCAATGACCTTGAAGAAAACGCTTACTGCAAAAACTGCGGCGCAGCCCTGGCCATAGAGATGGGAGGCGCCGGCTTCGCTTTGGTTTCCTCCGGCAAAGAAGAGGAGGACGTCCCCATAATTCCTGAAGAGGAACAGGAGCCGGACCCCATTCACGACCGGGTATTGTCCGACCATACCAAATGGCGGGTGGGCGCCGTGTTTACCGCCTTGTTCGGCCTGACGGTTCTGGGATGCGCGGTTTATTCCGCCATTCGCGAGTACTCGGAAAAAGGCATGTGGGGGTTGACCCGAGGAAACGAGGCGGTCTTTTTATGGGTGATCATTGCCATCAGCGCATTTATGCTTGTTGGCGCCGGGATCGTGTATCTGATATCCCGGTCCGAGACGAAAAAATATCTTAAAACCTTAGAGGCCAAAAAAATGGGAGCCAAGTCGTGA
- a CDS encoding tetratricopeptide repeat protein yields MTRHFPNATTAVLILLCLISGMGTAQAKSGKGSSVYLTDTFRKWQAGHQKVCDLMGQYKFEEALKESKPLLGYLAELKLTDGKEMFETCNNLGAIHLHLKDFQEAHNLFWTAMKIGTQVYGSDSIQVGFVFKNLSMLYGERADLIFLKHRDELGGSQNQAPQKK; encoded by the coding sequence GTGACAAGACATTTTCCCAATGCGACGACAGCAGTGCTGATTCTGTTATGTCTAATTTCCGGGATGGGGACGGCCCAAGCCAAAAGCGGCAAAGGCTCCTCGGTTTATCTGACGGATACTTTCAGAAAATGGCAGGCGGGCCATCAAAAGGTCTGCGACCTGATGGGACAATACAAATTTGAAGAGGCGCTGAAGGAATCCAAACCCTTGCTGGGTTACCTGGCTGAACTGAAACTGACCGACGGCAAGGAAATGTTTGAAACGTGCAACAATCTGGGCGCCATTCACTTGCATTTGAAGGATTTTCAGGAAGCCCACAACCTATTTTGGACGGCCATGAAAATCGGAACCCAGGTATACGGGTCAGACAGCATCCAAGTCGGCTTTGTGTTTAAAAACCTCTCCATGTTATACGGAGAGCGCGCCGACCTGATTTTTCTGAAGCATAGGGATGAGTTGGGCGGCTCCCAAAACCAGGCGCCTCAAAAAAAATAG
- a CDS encoding tetratricopeptide repeat protein has translation MFKKFKEKFGAPKADKSMVWKESNQELVDLIKNRKAEEALDVGQKLVDFVDRKFPKDAPEKATTYNNVGMALLLNSDFSLAEECFREALAMRIRIFGEEHREVAVVYMNLAQMYKVRAQQILSKFHEKTTA, from the coding sequence TTGTTTAAAAAATTCAAGGAAAAATTTGGAGCCCCCAAAGCGGACAAATCCATGGTCTGGAAAGAATCCAACCAGGAGCTTGTGGATTTGATCAAAAACCGCAAGGCGGAAGAGGCCCTGGACGTCGGCCAGAAACTGGTGGATTTTGTGGACAGAAAATTTCCCAAAGACGCGCCGGAAAAGGCCACGACCTATAACAACGTGGGCATGGCCCTGCTGTTGAACTCGGACTTCTCCCTTGCTGAGGAATGCTTCCGGGAAGCCCTGGCCATGCGTATACGAATTTTTGGGGAAGAGCACCGGGAAGTGGCCGTGGTCTACATGAACCTGGCCCAGATGTACAAGGTCCGGGCCCAGCAGATCCTTTCCAAATTCCACGAAAAAACCACGGCTTAA
- a CDS encoding acetate--CoA ligase family protein: protein MNTSRNPLHTIMAPKSVAIVGASANPMKMGSMQFLNILHCGFPGTAIPVHPKHEEIFGVKAYPSISSLPDTPELAVLVVPTGLVINMLDEFGKLGTKHAIIISAGFREMGADGKVLEKQLLETADKHGIRFLGPNCMGVFNSQYPFNATVTPFQDKPGFLSIASQSGTYLAQTLTYLKYRGVRLNQAMSVGNEANINIVDCLEYLGEDPKTKAIGLYIEALSDPGRFLEVAREVSRVKPIVAQYVGGSKAGAKSGLSHTGSIAGPDFLYNGLFEQAGVIRVHSIEDVYKVGHVLATQPSIKGNRVAVLTHSGGPGSGMCDTADRQGLVVEELPDDVQDKIRAVIPPTASPKNPVDLTFIVDSKPLSQIIPQILLECDEVDGLLIHGIMDTGWAKVTAGTLGKALGVSEEDMVKLTKSDLTSFLQLKEKYGKPVLVGSFMGDEDNARNVMMDNFIPVFSSPEKAAFSMGCLYKHHLIKTRPYSKAEKPQGLGKNTASILAQAKGPLDEFQAKRILADYGIPVSPESLASSRDDAVQAAESLGYPVVIKACSPDILHKTEKGLVKLNLGNPQEAAEAYDAIQEGAPGVPVIVGKMLPVQREFMAGITRFEGYPPCVLFGMGGVLAEALKDFSLRLAPMTQAEALAMIDSLKSSVLLDDFRNMGAVDREALASMLVNLGYLAMDFPEIKEIDLNPILIMDGKPVAADALIVL, encoded by the coding sequence TTGAATACCAGTCGTAATCCGTTGCACACCATCATGGCGCCCAAGTCCGTGGCTATTGTGGGCGCCAGCGCCAATCCCATGAAAATGGGGTCCATGCAGTTTTTGAACATCTTGCATTGCGGGTTTCCCGGAACGGCGATTCCGGTGCATCCCAAGCACGAAGAAATTTTTGGAGTAAAGGCATATCCCTCCATTTCCAGTCTGCCCGACACGCCGGAGCTGGCTGTATTGGTGGTTCCCACGGGGCTTGTCATAAATATGCTGGACGAATTCGGTAAGCTGGGGACAAAGCACGCCATCATTATCAGCGCCGGTTTTAGGGAAATGGGCGCAGACGGAAAGGTTCTGGAAAAACAGCTTCTGGAAACCGCGGACAAGCATGGCATTCGGTTTCTGGGGCCCAATTGCATGGGGGTGTTCAACTCCCAATATCCGTTCAACGCCACCGTGACGCCTTTTCAGGACAAACCCGGGTTTTTGAGTATCGCGTCCCAGAGCGGCACCTATCTGGCCCAGACCCTGACCTATCTGAAATACAGGGGTGTGCGGCTCAACCAGGCCATGAGCGTGGGCAACGAAGCCAACATCAACATTGTGGATTGCCTGGAGTATCTGGGCGAAGATCCCAAGACCAAGGCCATCGGCCTGTATATCGAAGCTTTGTCCGATCCCGGCAGATTTTTGGAGGTCGCCAGGGAAGTCAGCCGGGTCAAGCCCATTGTGGCCCAGTATGTGGGCGGCAGCAAGGCGGGCGCCAAAAGCGGCCTGTCGCACACGGGCTCCATTGCAGGGCCGGACTTTTTGTACAACGGGCTCTTTGAACAGGCTGGAGTGATTCGAGTCCACAGCATCGAGGACGTGTACAAGGTTGGTCACGTCCTGGCCACTCAGCCCAGCATCAAGGGGAACCGGGTGGCGGTTTTGACCCACTCGGGCGGGCCTGGTTCGGGCATGTGCGATACGGCGGACCGGCAGGGTCTGGTGGTGGAGGAGCTTCCCGATGATGTGCAGGACAAAATCCGGGCTGTCATCCCGCCCACGGCGAGCCCCAAGAACCCTGTGGACCTGACCTTTATTGTGGATTCCAAGCCCTTGTCACAGATCATTCCCCAGATTCTTCTGGAATGCGATGAAGTGGACGGTTTGCTTATCCACGGGATCATGGATACGGGTTGGGCCAAGGTGACCGCCGGCACTCTGGGAAAGGCCTTGGGCGTCTCCGAAGAGGATATGGTCAAGCTGACAAAAAGCGATCTGACCAGCTTTTTGCAGCTTAAGGAAAAATACGGCAAGCCCGTTTTGGTCGGCTCTTTCATGGGGGACGAGGACAACGCCCGCAACGTGATGATGGACAACTTTATTCCTGTCTTTTCCTCCCCGGAAAAAGCCGCTTTTTCCATGGGCTGCTTGTACAAGCATCATCTGATCAAGACCCGTCCCTATTCCAAGGCGGAAAAGCCCCAGGGCTTGGGAAAAAATACGGCTTCCATTCTGGCCCAGGCCAAAGGCCCCCTGGACGAGTTCCAGGCCAAGCGAATTCTGGCGGATTACGGCATACCCGTCAGCCCGGAAAGCCTGGCCTCCAGCCGGGATGATGCCGTCCAGGCCGCGGAATCCCTCGGGTATCCCGTGGTGATCAAGGCCTGCTCCCCGGATATTCTTCATAAAACGGAAAAGGGGCTGGTCAAGCTGAATCTGGGCAATCCCCAGGAAGCGGCGGAGGCTTACGACGCCATCCAGGAAGGGGCTCCGGGAGTTCCGGTAATCGTGGGAAAAATGCTGCCCGTACAAAGGGAGTTCATGGCCGGGATAACCCGTTTTGAGGGCTATCCCCCCTGCGTTCTGTTCGGCATGGGCGGCGTGTTGGCGGAGGCTTTGAAGGACTTCTCCCTGCGCTTGGCCCCCATGACCCAGGCGGAAGCATTGGCTATGATCGACTCCTTGAAGTCCAGCGTCTTGCTGGACGATTTCAGGAATATGGGCGCCGTGGATCGCGAGGCTTTGGCTTCCATGCTAGTGAATTTGGGCTATCTGGCCATGGATTTTCCTGAAATCAAGGAAATCGACCTCAATCCCATTCTGATCATGGACGGCAAGCCTGTGGCGGCCGATGCATTAATTGTCTTGTAG
- a CDS encoding DUF4416 family protein, giving the protein MSKPTLPSRAKLVIGIFTADKSLADPILKELTDRFGPVDMMSPWFSFHHTGYYEPEMGGPLYRRMFAFAELIAQDDLPEIKLATNKIEAAFAENDSRKVNIDPGYLVMERFILATGKNFTHRVYLAWGIYADLTLIYTKGDFQNLPWTYPDYAEPEMHDFLKTVRKKYAACLKDPLLCSAVQS; this is encoded by the coding sequence GTGAGCAAACCCACTCTCCCAAGCCGGGCCAAGCTGGTCATCGGCATTTTTACTGCGGATAAGTCCCTGGCCGATCCTATCCTCAAGGAATTGACCGACCGGTTCGGCCCGGTGGACATGATGAGCCCATGGTTTTCCTTTCATCACACCGGCTATTACGAGCCGGAAATGGGCGGACCGCTATATCGCCGCATGTTCGCCTTCGCGGAGCTTATCGCCCAGGATGACCTGCCTGAAATCAAGCTGGCGACCAACAAGATAGAAGCGGCTTTCGCCGAAAACGACTCCAGAAAGGTGAACATCGACCCCGGCTATTTGGTCATGGAGCGATTCATCCTGGCCACGGGCAAGAACTTCACCCACAGGGTTTACCTTGCCTGGGGCATTTACGCGGACCTCACCCTCATCTACACCAAAGGGGACTTTCAAAACCTCCCCTGGACCTACCCGGACTACGCCGAGCCTGAAATGCACGATTTTCTTAAAACCGTCCGAAAAAAATACGCCGCCTGCCTGAAAGACCCCCTGCTTTGCAGCGCCGTCCAATCCTGA
- a CDS encoding Trm112 family protein: protein MPVKKDFLEILACPKCKGKLELNEQENGLICRPCKLVYEIRDEIPIMLISEAKALEE from the coding sequence ATGCCCGTTAAAAAAGATTTTCTGGAAATTTTAGCCTGTCCCAAGTGTAAGGGCAAACTAGAACTTAATGAGCAGGAAAACGGCCTGATTTGCAGGCCCTGCAAGCTGGTCTATGAAATCCGGGACGAAATCCCCATCATGCTGATCAGCGAGGCCAAAGCCCTGGAGGAATAG
- a CDS encoding glycosyltransferase family 9 protein, whose translation MAPHYFIIRWSGMGDIVMSLPALAFLKEKQPDCRITYLTDVPFMAIPLMSGLVDHVAPLDRRGFAKPGRISGALGGAASIISQLRKDKPDIAFDLQGFGETAVLAWLSGAPIRVGRIKKSGPRKWIYTQNIDADWGTDHRSEFFVKAAAQGLGLPAPVHFDGPRLEIPGLEQKKGLVCLNMGASTKSRRWSEKNFIALGKSLSQKGYAIRLLLGPQETHILDAAKGAAGEFGWELAMPESMEDLAKACGEASLMVSNDTGPGHLAAALGVSVITLYSTGDPDNVGPQAPRTAWFRDREDINRIAPGGVELACLNFLE comes from the coding sequence ATGGCCCCTCATTACTTCATAATCCGCTGGTCCGGCATGGGCGACATCGTCATGAGCCTGCCGGCCCTCGCCTTTCTCAAGGAAAAGCAGCCTGACTGCCGCATCACCTATCTGACCGACGTCCCGTTCATGGCCATTCCGCTCATGTCCGGGCTGGTGGACCACGTGGCCCCCCTGGACAGACGGGGTTTCGCCAAGCCCGGCCGCATCAGCGGCGCTCTGGGCGGTGCAGCCAGCATAATCTCCCAATTGAGGAAAGACAAGCCGGATATCGCCTTTGACCTGCAGGGCTTTGGAGAAACCGCCGTTCTGGCCTGGCTTTCGGGCGCGCCGATTCGGGTAGGACGTATCAAAAAATCCGGCCCGCGTAAATGGATTTACACCCAAAACATCGACGCAGACTGGGGAACGGATCATCGCAGCGAATTTTTCGTCAAAGCGGCGGCCCAGGGATTGGGCCTGCCGGCCCCCGTCCACTTTGACGGGCCTAGGCTGGAAATCCCGGGGCTGGAGCAAAAAAAGGGCCTTGTCTGTTTGAACATGGGGGCGTCCACGAAATCCCGCAGATGGAGCGAGAAGAATTTCATCGCTCTGGGGAAAAGCCTGTCCCAAAAGGGATACGCCATCCGCCTGCTTTTAGGCCCCCAGGAAACCCATATTCTGGATGCAGCCAAAGGGGCGGCCGGGGAATTCGGATGGGAGCTTGCCATGCCGGAGAGCATGGAGGATCTGGCCAAAGCCTGCGGAGAAGCCAGCCTCATGGTTTCCAACGACACCGGTCCGGGGCATCTGGCTGCGGCTCTTGGGGTGTCGGTAATCACCCTTTACTCCACGGGAGATCCGGACAACGTAGGGCCCCAAGCGCCCCGAACCGCCTGGTTCCGGGACCGCGAAGACATCAACCGCATCGCCCCCGGCGGCGTGGAACTGGCCTGCCTGAATTTTTTGGAGTGA
- a CDS encoding DUF2188 domain-containing protein — protein MTSKSQHIVKNPSGGWAVKRSGSSRVTKVYLNKKEAIERGRAIAKNQKSELYIHGVDGKVLEKDSYIMDAEK, from the coding sequence ATGACTAGTAAATCGCAACATATAGTGAAAAATCCTAGTGGTGGATGGGCTGTTAAACGCAGTGGTTCATCTAGAGTTACCAAGGTTTACCTCAATAAAAAGGAGGCAATCGAGCGTGGACGCGCGATAGCAAAGAACCAAAAATCGGAACTATATATACATGGAGTAGATGGAAAAGTATTAGAAAAGGATAGTTATATAATGGACGCCGAAAAATAA
- a CDS encoding lysophospholipid acyltransferase family protein, with amino-acid sequence MKEREFHPAIDNLIYTLIKIIVRFLALMPRPWIKPVSRALGRLWFKLDKRHRDIAMDNLTHAYGKEKSTEEIRQIGQDTFIHLASVMLELPHLFKLDSTNLKSFVRFSGLNHVYKALRQDKSLVFLTAHYGNWELMAISAAQRVGIPIHVMVRPLDLAPADRVLTEMRSHTGNVVLDKDKSANAVAGLLKNKQAVGILLDQNASWYEGVYVPFYDRICCTNKGLAIFAIRHGATVIPAFSRKQPDGLYDVEFLPALTLIRTGNIGKDVEANTAMFNKVMEDAIRKDPTQWLWVHRRWRIKDIPERARKKMGGLPEL; translated from the coding sequence ATGAAAGAACGCGAGTTCCATCCCGCCATAGACAACCTGATTTACACCCTGATCAAGATTATAGTACGCTTCCTGGCCCTCATGCCCCGGCCGTGGATCAAGCCCGTCTCCCGGGCTTTGGGGCGGCTGTGGTTCAAACTGGATAAACGCCATCGCGACATCGCCATGGACAACCTGACCCACGCCTACGGCAAGGAGAAATCAACCGAGGAAATCCGTCAGATCGGCCAGGATACTTTCATTCATCTGGCAAGCGTTATGCTGGAACTTCCCCATCTGTTCAAGTTGGATTCCACGAATCTCAAGAGCTTCGTCCGGTTTTCCGGGCTGAACCATGTATACAAAGCCCTGCGCCAGGACAAAAGCCTTGTGTTCCTGACGGCCCATTACGGCAACTGGGAGTTGATGGCCATATCAGCGGCCCAAAGGGTTGGAATTCCCATTCATGTGATGGTCAGGCCCCTGGATTTGGCCCCGGCTGACAGGGTTTTGACGGAAATGCGGTCTCATACCGGCAACGTGGTGCTTGACAAGGATAAAAGCGCGAACGCCGTGGCCGGATTGTTGAAAAACAAACAGGCGGTGGGCATTCTGCTGGATCAGAACGCCTCCTGGTACGAAGGCGTGTACGTGCCTTTTTACGACAGGATTTGCTGCACCAACAAAGGGTTGGCTATCTTCGCCATACGCCACGGAGCCACAGTCATCCCGGCTTTTTCCCGCAAACAGCCCGACGGCCTGTACGATGTGGAGTTCCTTCCGGCCCTGACCCTCATCAGGACCGGCAACATCGGCAAGGACGTGGAAGCCAACACCGCCATGTTCAACAAGGTCATGGAAGACGCCATCCGAAAAGATCCCACCCAGTGGCTGTGGGTGCACCGCCGTTGGCGCATCAAGGACATCCCCGAACGCGCCCGTAAAAAAATGGGCGGCTTGCCGGAGTTGTAG
- a CDS encoding O-antigen ligase family protein gives MDALREKFENGCDLFCLWAGALVPVGIVIGNVGFEAFVALAGVAWILRSIVARDKTMERVADNPLTAPWMFWFGAILISLMVNGAGSKGIMHDIAFVRFFLFGLAMLDVSNRRPVGPYLIAGLAAGVLFAAFNTILAYTIGVDMFARSLERYTGKLKEAARYSGLCAYACVFFAGWALGDKNILQNKKRAAILLLIAAIAFGQIVQTQVRTVVLAALAGCVFIVFYGQGRKFGFKKVGLIAAGIFSLLGVAFYLGEWWNMESMYDRWVIWQVAVEIWKEHPVVGAGVGSFQDAFARISASGLVPPWEAPDGRVYFNVEQTHAHNLFLMIGACTGILGLAAFGWLMCRACRLIYANPKGWRNGLPAWPIVLLVIGLTGFNIYHSWYHALFAFFLVLSGAKECPNNKNAS, from the coding sequence TTGGATGCTTTGAGAGAAAAATTCGAAAACGGGTGCGATCTCTTCTGCCTGTGGGCCGGCGCCCTCGTTCCCGTGGGAATAGTCATCGGCAACGTGGGCTTTGAGGCCTTTGTCGCCTTGGCCGGCGTCGCCTGGATTCTTCGCTCCATTGTCGCCAGGGACAAAACCATGGAGAGGGTTGCTGACAATCCTCTCACCGCGCCGTGGATGTTTTGGTTCGGCGCCATCCTCATCAGCCTCATGGTCAACGGAGCCGGCTCCAAAGGCATAATGCACGACATCGCTTTTGTCCGCTTCTTCCTGTTCGGCCTGGCTATGCTGGATGTATCCAATCGAAGGCCTGTAGGGCCTTACCTCATTGCGGGGCTTGCCGCAGGAGTTCTCTTCGCTGCGTTCAACACCATCCTTGCCTACACCATCGGCGTGGACATGTTCGCCCGCTCCCTGGAACGCTACACCGGCAAGCTCAAGGAAGCCGCCCGCTACTCCGGCTTATGCGCCTATGCGTGCGTGTTTTTCGCCGGATGGGCTTTGGGCGATAAAAATATTCTGCAAAACAAAAAACGCGCGGCGATTCTTCTGCTCATCGCAGCCATCGCCTTTGGCCAGATTGTCCAGACCCAGGTGAGAACCGTGGTCCTGGCCGCGCTGGCGGGATGCGTGTTCATCGTATTTTACGGGCAGGGCCGGAAGTTCGGCTTTAAAAAAGTCGGACTGATCGCCGCCGGCATATTCTCCCTGCTGGGGGTCGCCTTTTACCTGGGCGAGTGGTGGAACATGGAAAGCATGTACGACCGCTGGGTCATCTGGCAGGTGGCCGTGGAAATCTGGAAGGAGCATCCGGTCGTTGGAGCGGGCGTCGGCTCGTTCCAGGACGCCTTCGCCAGGATTTCAGCCTCGGGTCTGGTTCCCCCCTGGGAAGCGCCGGACGGCCGCGTTTATTTTAACGTGGAGCAAACCCACGCCCACAACCTGTTTTTGATGATCGGCGCCTGCACCGGGATTTTGGGGCTGGCGGCGTTCGGGTGGCTTATGTGCCGCGCCTGCCGGCTGATTTACGCCAATCCCAAAGGTTGGAGAAACGGCCTGCCAGCCTGGCCCATCGTGCTGCTGGTAATCGGGCTTACAGGCTTCAACATTTACCATAGCTGGTACCACGCCCTGTTCGCATTCTTTTTGGTTCTGTCTGGCGCCAAGGAATGCCCAAACAATAAAAACGCTTCATAA
- a CDS encoding glycosyltransferase, with protein MPTVLWWGRGDKNYSRNRTIARLFGELGWGCEYFYPAVGSELGLIQAYFAKLKKPDLIWLPCFRQRDMASAIHFGKKWNVPVVSDPLTSSYQKQVYERGKFSPDSRRAQRLLKWEAGLFKQADLIVLENSAYADFVRDEMGVPEEKLGVLYNGAYTKFFTPQPSPQPGPPFEVGFVGSFQPSMGTDVIVKAARLCQDLPVKWTLIGEGDDKPEAEQLAKGLNNIEFTGWVKYETLPERMGNMHILLGIFGVTRKTDFVIPNKIFEAMAVARPLITQQAAAYADNLGQSPVVGWVERGNERALADKVREWIAEPQDLPERGLKTRELFDRYFGDDKMRDMLRIILDRVLPGGTKK; from the coding sequence ATGCCGACTGTATTGTGGTGGGGAAGAGGGGACAAAAACTATTCGCGCAACCGGACCATCGCCCGGCTGTTCGGGGAATTAGGCTGGGGCTGCGAGTACTTCTATCCTGCCGTGGGCAGCGAATTGGGCTTGATCCAGGCCTATTTCGCCAAATTGAAAAAGCCCGACCTCATCTGGCTTCCCTGCTTTCGCCAGCGCGACATGGCTTCGGCCATCCATTTTGGGAAAAAATGGAACGTCCCGGTTGTCAGCGATCCCCTGACCTCCTCATACCAGAAGCAGGTTTACGAACGAGGCAAGTTTTCTCCGGATTCCCGGCGCGCCCAGCGCCTTTTGAAATGGGAGGCGGGGCTGTTCAAACAGGCGGACCTGATTGTTCTCGAAAATTCGGCCTACGCGGATTTTGTGCGGGACGAAATGGGCGTGCCTGAAGAAAAATTGGGAGTGCTATACAACGGGGCCTATACAAAATTCTTCACGCCTCAACCGTCTCCTCAGCCAGGCCCTCCCTTTGAAGTTGGGTTTGTGGGCAGCTTTCAGCCGTCCATGGGCACGGACGTGATCGTGAAGGCGGCCCGTTTGTGCCAGGATCTTCCCGTCAAATGGACCCTGATCGGAGAGGGGGATGACAAGCCCGAAGCCGAACAATTGGCCAAAGGCCTAAATAATATTGAATTTACCGGCTGGGTGAAGTATGAAACCCTACCGGAACGCATGGGAAACATGCATATACTTCTGGGAATTTTCGGCGTCACCCGAAAAACCGACTTTGTGATTCCCAACAAGATTTTCGAAGCCATGGCCGTGGCCAGGCCGCTGATAACGCAGCAGGCCGCCGCTTACGCAGACAATCTTGGACAAAGCCCGGTGGTCGGTTGGGTCGAAAGGGGGAACGAACGGGCCCTGGCGGACAAGGTGCGGGAGTGGATCGCCGAACCTCAGGATTTGCCGGAGCGGGGCCTTAAAACCCGGGAGTTGTTCGACCGGTATTTTGGGGATGATAAAATGCGCGATATGCTCAGGATTATTCTGGATCGCGTATTGCCGGGGGGGACCAAAAAATAG
- a CDS encoding glycosyltransferase family 9 protein, which yields MRRILVIKMTALGDVVAALPHMEQICRTYAGGEIWLLTSPEAKGLFLHHPFFRVKTINRDSFFGKEGVLPTIQWVRSMEFDRIFDLQGNKVSHRICKWSKCPERIGTQPNPAYTKSAPGKWVRTIKQNVSQRLNMTLEAGGIPPATQPGPLYTSAEDIQAAERFMSLHELEEKRFAVVHAGSSPEWLSKRWPRENFAQLVEMFELFGIPCVVTGSHVEQDLNRYITENAGVNATGVLSLRQLYILAREALFAVSNDSAPMHLFSQAGIPVFAFFGPTNYRWSHGFGQIANVIKSDLECSQCFKPECPPGKKHACMRSLTPELVLGKIIERLGESGKIVKNGE from the coding sequence ATGAGACGGATTTTGGTCATAAAAATGACCGCTTTGGGAGACGTCGTAGCGGCCCTTCCCCATATGGAGCAAATCTGCCGGACCTACGCAGGCGGCGAAATCTGGCTGCTTACCAGCCCGGAGGCCAAGGGCCTTTTTCTGCATCATCCCTTTTTTCGGGTGAAGACCATCAATCGGGACTCCTTTTTCGGGAAAGAGGGCGTGCTGCCCACCATTCAATGGGTGCGGTCCATGGAGTTCGACCGGATTTTCGACCTCCAGGGCAACAAAGTGAGCCATCGGATTTGCAAATGGTCCAAGTGCCCGGAACGCATCGGCACCCAGCCCAACCCGGCCTACACCAAAAGCGCGCCCGGCAAGTGGGTGCGGACCATCAAGCAAAATGTATCCCAAAGGCTGAATATGACCCTGGAGGCCGGGGGGATTCCTCCCGCGACCCAGCCAGGGCCTTTGTACACCAGCGCGGAGGACATTCAGGCCGCAGAGCGGTTTATGTCCTTGCACGAATTGGAGGAGAAGCGCTTTGCCGTGGTTCACGCAGGCAGCAGCCCGGAATGGCTTTCCAAACGTTGGCCCAGGGAGAACTTCGCTCAGCTTGTGGAAATGTTTGAGCTTTTCGGCATTCCCTGCGTGGTTACCGGATCGCACGTAGAGCAGGACCTTAACCGGTACATTACGGAAAACGCGGGAGTGAACGCCACCGGCGTGTTGAGTCTGCGCCAGCTTTACATCCTGGCCAGGGAGGCTTTGTTCGCCGTCAGCAACGATTCCGCGCCCATGCACCTTTTTTCCCAGGCGGGAATACCTGTGTTTGCATTTTTCGGCCCCACGAACTATCGTTGGAGCCACGGCTTCGGACAGATCGCCAATGTCATCAAATCGGACCTGGAATGCAGCCAGTGCTTCAAGCCCGAATGTCCGCCCGGCAAGAAACACGCCTGCATGAGGTCGTTGACGCCGGAGCTCGTGCTTGGCAAAATCATAGAAAGACTAGGGGAAAGCGGCAAAATCGTCAAAAACGGCGAATAG